The genomic interval CCTGTAGCCTGGAGCACATGACTGAGCCAGTCACTTTCTGGGTTCGGGTCAAGATGGATGCGGCCAGGGCTGGCAACAAGGAGCTACAGTTGAAGTGAGTTGGTGGGGAGGAGCACAACCATGTTTGGCCTGTTGATAGTGACTTTTTGTACCCATGGTCATGTCCTTTAGTCCTTATGTCTGAGAAAGGCAGTGATTCCTTCATCAGTTACTCACTGAGTGCCTAAATGTATGCCAGCAACTGTGCTAGGTATTGGGGGTAGAGTGGTGACAGGCAGTGTTCTTTTGTGGAGTTTATATTCTCCTCGGGAGATACAAAAACAAGTACATTTCATATATGTTTTGTGAAGACAAGGTGGTTTGTTAAAAGAGGGAGCAATTTTAAGTGGGCATTTTAGGGAAGTCCTTTTTGAAGAAGTGATATATGAGATGAGATCTGAGGATATGAAAGAACCTACCATTTAAAGGTCTTGAGGAAGAGAATTCCTCACAGAGGAAATAGTAAATACAAAGGCTTCAAGGTGAGAACTTGATTGAGAAAGGCAGCATGTTTGAAGGTGGTGGGATGGGGGTGCTGAGGGTAGGGAGCCATAGAGAATAAGGTGAACACTTCAGAGGCCTAGCTACACATGGCCCTACAAGCCATGAATAGGGGTTTGGATGTAATCCCTAGTGGAGCCCACTGCAACTAAAGAGGAGCAATTTGATCTGATTTAGACTTTTAAAGCCACAACTAGAAACCTAGTGAACTGTAAGCCAAAGCTGGGGCTCCCTGTCCCAGGGGCAGAGGCCCCTTGTTCCCACGTTCCACCATGGTGCTGAGTCTGCCCTCTCTCAGGACTCTTCGAGACAGCCTGAGTGGCTGGGACCTGGAGACCCTAGCCTTCCTGCTGAGGGAGGAGCTGCATGCTTACAAGGCGGTGCGAGCTGACACTGGGCAGGAACGCTTCAACATCATCTGTGACCTGCTGGAGCTGAGCCCTGAGGAGACACCAGCTGGAGCTTGGGCTCGAGCTACTTACCTGGTGGAATTGGCTCAGGTGCTCTGCTACCATGACTTTGTCCAGCAGGCTGACTGGTGAGGAGGAATAGCCAGGGAGGCCACTTTGCTTCTTGTCCTAGTCTTTTTGGGGGTCAGTTTCCTACTCCATGTTTCTGAGTGCTCCCTTTATTCTTCAGCCATGGGGGCTCATTTATTTGAGGCCAGCTGTCCTGCAGCAGACCCTGCCCAGGACTCCATGTCTGGTACTTATAGTGGTCCCCACTTAAGTACATCTCTCTCTACAGCTCTGCCCTGGATGCTATCCAGGAAGCCCTCCAGCTTCTGGAGTCTATGAGGCCCAAAGCTCAGGCCCAGAATCGGCTTCTGGATGATAAAGCACAGGCCTTGCTGTGGTTCTACATCTGTACCTTGGAGGCCAAAATACGGGAAGTGAGTGGCACTGAACAGAACTGGATGTAGCAGTCATTTTCCCTGGGCTCCCACTAAACTGGTACCAACCCTGGTTTTTATCTTGATCTCCCCGTCTAGGGTATTGAGCGAGATCAGAGAGCCCAGGCCCCTAGTAACTTGGAGGAATTTGAAGTCAATGACCTCAACTATGAAGATAAACTCCAGGAAGATCGTTTCATATACAGTAACATTGCCTTCAACCTGGCTGCAGATGCAGGTGAGGGCAGTAAACGTAGCATGGCACAGGCATGTCTGGTTTCCTAAGAGCCTCTCCCTGGTGTGGGAGAAGCTGACCTTGTGTTGGGAGGGAGGCTGGCATAAAGGGCAGAGGACGTTATGGAGAAAGCCAAGTGCTCTCCAGAGGGTCCATGCTGAGAGAGTGGTCACTTTCTTCTGACTTACAGCTCAGTCCAAATGCCTGGACCAAGCCCTGGTCCTGTGGAAGGAGGTGCTTACAAAGGGGCCGGTCTCTGCTGTGCGGTCTCTTCAACAGACGGCAGTCTCCCTGCAGATCCTAGTGGCTCTCTATCAGCTGTTGGCAAAGGTAATAGATGGAGGTCCATACAGTTGGGATAAACCAGAAACAGCTCCCTTATCTTTTTTCCTGTGAACCTACCAAGAAGCCATAGAACCCAACAATTAGAAGTGTGGGCTcagccaggcaaggtggtacaaggtgatcccagttacttaggaggctaaagcaggaggcaTGGCCAGTCTCAgcaatgtagtgagaccctgtctgaaattaaaataaaaaagggcttggggttgtagctcagtggtagaatacttgcctagaatGCTTGAGGCCCTGGCTCAATTCCcaaagtaccacaaaaagaaagccaaaaaatGTTGATGTTGCACATAAAGGAAATTTGATACTGTGAGCCTTTAAGTCATATTTCTAGCAGCATAGGAAGGTTGGAAAGCTACATCaggcctagattttttttttctttttttagtgggactggggtttgaattcagggctttacatttacaaagcagcattctgtcacttgagccacacctccagtccattttgcttttgtttattttggagatgaggtctcgtgaactgtttgcctggactgtcctcaaactgtgatccttgctgggtgtcagtggctcacgcttgtaatcctcactattcaggaggcagacatcaggaggtttgaggtttgaagccagcctgggcaaatagtaaatagtttgcaagaccctatctcgaaaaaacccttcaccaagaaaggctagaggagtggctgagggtataggctctgagttcaagccctagtaccagaagaaaaaaaaaaaaaaaatccatgatcctcctgatctcagtcagcctcccaagtgattaCATATGTGTGCTGCTGGCACCCAGCCAAGCCCTAGATTTGAGTTTTGGCTTTACCATATACATGTTATGTGGACCAGCAACTTAACTTATGTGAGTCTTAGTTTTTTGTACTATAAAATTGGGATTAGAGTTGCTGTGAAAATTACATGACTTGATGTATGTAAACCTCTTGGCACAGTGCCTGGTGTGTAGTAAGTGCTCAGTCAGTCCTGGTTATTAATAATTGGCATCTAGGCTTTAAAACAGAGGGTCAGGGTGGTTTGCAGGCTTCCTGAGGATGGCTGATGGCTCTCTGCATGTGTAACCATATTCCATAAATGCAGGAGATCAGACCACAGTCAGAGGTCCCAGAGGGCTCAAGATGGAGGGTGGGAATGGAGGCCTGTACAGGAGTGGGGTCAACCTGCTGTTCTTGGTCTGCCAGCCCCTACAGGCTCTGGAGGCCCTCCTGCTTCTGCGGATCGTCTCTGAGAAACTGGAGGATCATGCGAAGTCAGCCAGCTCGTCCTGCCACCTCACTCAGCAACTCCTGAACCTCAGCTGTCCCAGCTATGCCCAGGTGAGTGCCAGCTAGCCAAGCCTGTGGGCTGCAGGTagcatgtgactttttttttttttttttttggtggtactggagtttgaactcagggcctggtgcttactaggcaggcactctaccacttgagccacacccccagcctggcaTGTGACTTTTGAGGCCCATCTtcgctgggtgctggtggctcatgcctgtaatcctaggtacagTTTACAGATTCGGCTCCAGAGGTCTGCCCATCTTGCATTTCCTAGCTGTTTCTGTTGCCCTAGTTGGTGCTTCATCACTCACCTGTGACTGTCACAATGTCTTCCAGTTGGTCGCCTTGTCTCCAgtttcctcctttttccttttttttttttttcagtactagggtttgaaccagAGTACTGTTTCAAACCctagtttgctaggcaggtgctctaccatggagctgtGCCTCCatctcttttctgctttagttattttttcgatagggtcttgagtttttgcctgggaccaacctcagactgtgatcctcccacctataTAGCCTTCTGCATAGCTGCAATCACAGGTGCacccatcacacctggcttatttgttgacataggatctcactaacttttccccctggctgacctcaaactgtgatcttccagtaggtgagattatagacatgagctattGCATGCAGCCTTCACTTTATTTTCTAACTTCCACAAGTAGACAAAGGTCTAATCTTATCTCATTCCCACTTAGAAGATTTCTATGGCTTCTGCATTACCTGAAGGATACTACTTAGAGTCTGTATTACACGTTTTATATTCTGGTTAAtgctttttttgtctttagtaTGTTAGTCTCTTCACCCAAAATACATCTCTTCCCTGcccccccccttttttcttttttcattcactaacctttttttttttttccccagtactggggtttgaactcagggcctacaccttgagtcactctgccaaccctttttttgtgaagggtttttttcaagatagggtctcgcaaactatttgcctgggcttgcttcaactgtgatcctcctgatctctgcctcctgaatagctaggattacaggtgtgagccactagtgtccGGCTTTTACTAACCTACTTTCTTTCCATGCTTTTGCTCAATGGTTGCCTTCTTAGTAAAGCCTTTTATATATCTGCTTCTTCAAGGGTGGTATCAACCACTTTGCTGGGTAGCAGGAAACCCATGGATAGCACTCAAAGCATTGTTTCGTGATTACATACATATGCTTATGTTCCTGCTCCTTGCAACCTATTAGATGGAAGGTTCTGCTTGCTCTTTAGCCAGCTTTGTCCTCCTACCATGGTAGCTAACTGAAAGTGTTAAAAaaacattcttttgtttttttgtggtactagggtttgaacttagggcctcatacctACTAGTcaggtactataccacttgagccgtcccaccagtccttttttatgttgagcattttctagatagggtcttgtgaactatttgcataggctgacttcaaaccgcagtcctcctgatctctgtcttccaagtagctgggattacaggctcgaGCCAGTGACCGTCGGCTTAAATGAACATTCTAATGGTGTGTCTGACTGTCTTTCCTAACCAGGGTGCTCACACATCTTCTGCCTGCTTTCTTAGATATACCTGGAAGAGGCAAAATCAAGCCTGAAGCGTCTTGATCAGACTACTGACATGTACTTGCTCCTTTCCCTGACCTGTGATCTACTTGAAAGTCAGCTCTACTGGACTCACCAAAAGGTATTTCtcacctttttattattattattattatgtttttgtaGTTCTGGCAATAAAAGCCATGGTCTCACACATGTTAACCACAGCCTTATTTCTCACTTTCTTAATTCTCAGAAGTCCTGGCTATTCGAAAGAttttaggattttcagcgtattTGTCTGGATTCTGAGATTTCCCTGGAATGAGGCAGAATGTACCCAACCCTCAGAAGCAGAAAAGGCCCTCATCATTCCTCCGCTAGTAGAGATAttatccttttcattcttttccagttTCCTTAGGGACAATGGGATTGAGAAACTGGAGAGACAGCcaagcatggtagtacacacctgtaatcccagcacccaggaggcttagataggaggatctcgagtttgagaACCAGTTGTGCCACATAATGATACCCTGcatcaataaaaagaaactggagtcaggtgctagtggcttatgcttgtaatcgtagctacttgggaggctgagagcaggaggattgaagttcaagttcaagcaggcaaatagtttgtgagatccaatatccaaagtaaccacagcaaaatgaactggagatgtggctcaagctatagagcacctgcttcacaagctagaagccctgagttcaaaccctagttccaccaaaacaagAAACTGGAGAGACAATAGTTTGGTTCTGGGAAGGCACAGGAGCTGTAGACTAGAAATCTAGTGGGATACAAAAGACCTGAGGTTTCTCCAGCTCCAGACTAGCTATGTGTCTTAGCCAAGTCTTTGTCCCTGTCATGCTCTAGTTTACAGTCTATAGTTATTGTTGTTTCCATTCTTAAAAGCAGTGGATTGGATCACATATCCTCAGGGACATCCAGTTTTGAGATGTTTATCTGACTGCTCTTTTGTTCCTTTGTCTTAGGTGGCTGAGGGTGTCTCTCTATTGCTGTCTGTCCTTCGGAATCCTGCCCTCCAGAAGTCATCCAAGGCTTGGTACTTGCTGCGTGTCCAGGCTCTGCAACTGCTGGCTTCCTACCTTAGCCTCTCATCGAATAGCCTCTCAGATGCCCTGCGGGAGCAGCTCTGGGCCCAAGGTAAAAGAGGAGGACAGATAGCCCTTCTTAAATGATGGGTATGGTTTGTCGGCAGCCAGCCCTTCTCAGCCCTCCTCCCCTCTGCTATCCAGTTGTGTGAAGCAGCTTACCTAGGACCTGCACAGAATAGGTCTGTGGTAGCAAATGAATTTCACTTCATCTGCTACCTCTACTCCATTTACTGGTGAATGCTTGGAATACTACCCTGAAAGGAATTCTGATTCCATGTGACCTCAGAGGGAGACAATTCTGTGATTGACTAGCTGTCTGTCTGCCTTAAGTGTCCAAGGAAAAGAAtggcagcatgctttgcatttgCTATCTTAGTAGTTGAGTGCTGGCTGCAtcatcttcctttctctgccccacCTACAACAGGCTGGCAGACACCTGAGACGGCACTCCTAGATGCCCACAAGCTCCTTCGAAGCATCATCCTCCTGCTGATGGGCAGTGATGTACTCTCAATTCAAAAAGCAACCGTGGAGACATCGTTTCTGGACTATAGTGAGTTTGAGGAGAAGAGCAGGGCCCTGTGGGAGTGGATGGGCTAGATGGTGGGGCTGGCAGTTTTCTCTCTAGAAGATGTGGACTGTGACTTAGTGATGAGGTGTTGTCTATCCTTTGCTATAGGTGAAAATCTCGTACAGAAATGGCAAGTTCTTAAAGAGGTGCTGAGCTGCTCAGAGAAGCTGGTCTGCCGCCTAGGCCAACTGGGGAGCGTGAGTGAAGCCAAGGCATTTTGCTTGGAGGCCCTGAAATTTACAACCAAGCTGCAAATACCATGCCAGTGAGTGCAGGCTGGATAGGATACCAATTCTGGCCATGAGTGCTATGCACTCCTGACTATGGGTTTCCCATCTATTCCAGGTTGTCTAGAGGGGTTGGTGGAAGAAGGCATTCTATAACTAAGTGGGAAATGCTGAGTTAACCTCAAAgctagatgcttttttttttcttggttggtactggggtttgaactcagggctttatgcttgctaggtaggcactctaccacttgagccactatgccagctctttttttgtgttgggtattttcaagatagggtctcatgaactatttgcccagagttggctttggaccacgatcctcctgatctctgcttcctgagtagctaggattacaggtgtgagccaccggtgcctagcATAGATGCTTTTATTTACTATGAACTCTTCATCTCCTTCAGTATGCTAATTTGGTAAATCTCCAAGTGTACTGCCTTTccctaagtttatttatttatttattttgaaagaaagcagTTAGGAAATTCTGCACAAAGATGAGCTGAGATCTGAGAGGAGTATGGAGGATTTTCCTCATAGAGTCTATAAGTCAGCTTTACAGAATAAAGATGTCTTGGCTTTGCTTAGGAAAGGGGCAAGGAAtgactccagaaaaaaaaaagtattccacTGACTTGTTCTCATTTCCTCCCAATAAGGTGTGCCGTCTTCCTTGTACTAAAGGGTGAGCTGGAACTGGCCCGCAGTGACATCGACCTCTGTCATTCAGACCTACAGCAAGTTCTGTTCCTGCTGGAATCTTGCACAGGTGAGCAGCTGTGTCCCCCGCTTAAGGGTAGTGGGGAGAGTGACACACACACTACATGTCCCCATATGTAAAGGTTTGGTTCCTTTCTAAATCAGAGACTGGCTTCTGGTCCTGAGCAGCACCCCTTTGATATCAGACCACTGGTATCCCTTCTCCAGAGAGCCTgcccaggctggtggagtagctcaagtggaagagtgcctaccttgcaagtgtgaggccctgagttcaaacaccagtatggcaaaaaataaataaatacataaagcaagACAGAGAGCCTACCCAGGACCAACCCTGCTTCGGTCTAGTTTTCAGTGCTGCCCAGTACattttggcttttaaaatttaaaatcaatttaaataaaatttaaaattcaggtcCACAGTCATACTTATCACATTTCATAAACTCAGTGGCCACATGAGGCTAGTGGCCACTGTTCTACTGTCCTGGATAGCACAAATGCAGTGTCCTCAGGAGGGCTAGTAGTAAAACATTATATTGATGGcatatttcttatcatttttaccATGGTATTTCATttaccaccaccccccccccaaaaaaaaaaaaaagaaagaaagaaaagcatactTATATAGCCAGGTAggaacaaacatttttttcatttgtaaaaaaagaaattcagtgttTTGGGCCAGGATCACAGGGCTAGTCAGGAGCAGGAGGCAGGATTAAGGTATGGCTCCCAGTGCCAGCATGCTCTTCTGAGCCATATAGTCCTCTAAGCTGCAGGTCTGGGGACTCTGGACTATTGATCTATTGTAAGACGGGAAGAAAACATGAGGGATGTTCTCTAAAAAAATTCTGCACGATATTACTGTATGTTGCAGAGTAATATATAAGAGAAATTTACAAGTAAATAACACGAATGCTAGAGATTTGGATCCTGACATAGCTTAGAAAGTACTTGATAccatttctcacagttttgtaaCTTCCGTTTCACTTTCTCCCTAGAGTTTAGTGGGGTGGCCCAGCATCCAGATTCTGTGAAGAAGGTCCACCTGCAGAAGGGGAAGCAGCAGGCCCGTGCCCCCTGTCCCCCAAAGCTCTCAGAGGAGGAGCCCTTCCTAAGAGGCCCTGATCTGGAGCTGGTGGCCACTGTGGCCAAGGAGCCTGGCCCCATTGCAccttccacaaactcctccccaGTCCTGAAAACCAAGCCCCTGCCCAGCCCTGGCTTCCTGACCCATTCACCCACCTGTGCCTGCTCACTGTGTGCCAGCCCAGTCCTCTCAGCAGTATGTTTGCGCTGGGTGTTGGTCACTGCAGGAGTGAGGCTGGCCATGGGCCATCAGGCCCAAGGTCTGGAGCTGTTGCAGATTGTGCTGAAGGGTTGCCCTGCGGCTACCAGGCGCCTCACCCAAGCTCTCCAAGCTTCCCTGAAGCACAAAGCACCTCCCTCCTCTGTCCCAAGCCTATTGGATGAGATCTTGGCTCAGGCATACACACAGCTGGCACTGGAAGGCTTGAGCCAGCCATCAAACAAGAGCCTAGGGAAGGTCCTGGAGTCAGCGCTGAAATTTGTAGCAGCACGGATACACCACCTGGAGCTCTGGCAAGCCAACCTGCTCTTGATTCAGGCCCTTGCCAAACTGGCTAGCCTCAAATGCTGCACTACCCAACTTTTTGCAGTCACCTGGGGCTGGTACCCATCATTAATAAAAAGCCCCCCAGGCTCAGAGCCCTCTAAGACTCGGAACCAAAAGCGTTCTGGACGAGGGAACCAGCCGGTAGCCTCTGCTCCCTCAGCCCTCCATATTACCTCTCAAAAAGGTCCAGAAGGTGGAGGGCCACCCTGTACACCTAAGCCCTCAGGCCGGGTCAGGCCAGCTGGTCCTCGTGTCCCCTTCACTGTGTTTGAAGATGTCTGCCCTACAAAGAGCAAGCCTGCAGTTCCTCAGGCCCCCAGGGTGCGTCAGAGAATCCAGACACGCCTCAAGGTAAGGTGGGACTGTGGCAGGTGGTTtgggtgttgggggtgggggggcgttGTTTCTTGAGCAGAACATTCTGCAGAGCAGTATCCCTGTGGAATACCTCCCCAAGGCCTAGTGGAACCTAGCTACAGGATCCCTACATCTTCCTTAACTAtggttcctttcccttctcttcctttatcttctgttccttcctctctctcaagTGTAATATGGTAAATTCTAAGTCTTCCACCAAGGCCTCACTGATGTTGCCTACACATCGCCACCTGCTGTCAGAAAGTGTTAATCAGTTCCTTGGCCTTCCCCTCTGATCCCAGGTGAACTTCAGTGATGACAGTGACTTAGAAGACTCTGTCTCATTTGAACCACCGCTTGTAGAGGAACCTAGGAGACGGGGCACTGCTTCCCGGGGTCGAGGAAAGGCTAGGAATGGCCCAAGTTTGAAGACAGATACAGTGGCTGCTCTAGATAATGCACCTGGACATCATAGCCTGAGTGGTAGAAGCCGGAGGGCCAAGAAGGTGGTAGTAAGACATTGTGAAGAGCAGGGCCAGCCCAGACTGGGTCCTGAGATCATGAGGACCATCCCTGAGGAGAACTTCACTGACAACCAGATGGAAATGAGCTTTGAGACCCTCAGGGGTTCTGACGGAGAAGAATCAGCCTCAGGTATGTTGGCAAGGGCAAGACATAAAAGGTGTGTATTTGGACGGGGCAGTTCCTGGAGCAAAAGCTAAAGAACTAACTGTTTCCAAGGGAGTCCAGGAAGAAAGCTCTTTCATGGATTATAGAACgaagtggggcaggaggagggaacTCCCTGAAAAAGTCATGCTGTCTCCCCAGGTGGGAAGGCACCAGCTCCAGGTCCTGATCCATCCATAGGAGAATGTGAGATGTTGAGACGAGATTCCAGCAAGGTGGAGCTGCCTATCCTGAGCCCAGGCAAGGGAAGCAACAGTCCTTGGCTCCAGACCTCCTTGGCTCCTGTAGCCATTGGTGAGTGTGCTGACCACTGAGGTTCGGTCACTTGGAGAGGAGTGAGCCTCTAGGTCTCTTGATCCTTTCGTCCTTCCAGCTTGTCTATGATTCTGGCTTTGGGTCCCCACCTGGATCCATTAGTCTCTGAACCTGGTTGAATCATAGCACTCTAGCCAAGGGATTTAACCTctgagcttctgtttctacaGTTTCACTATAAAATGGGGTTTGGGGAGGATGAGTGGGGAAATGCCTGTTAGGTGCAAAGCACCTGACTTGCATACTGTCTTCATAAATGGTAGCTGCTCTTTTCCATGTGGGAGATGAGATAGTGACTCCTTGGAAGCTCTGTTAACAAGGAAATGGGTTCATTTTTAGTCAATGTCCTGACCTTCCTCTAGGCCGTTCTACCCTGAATTCCATCTGTGAGTCACTGAGCGTTGCTTTTCGTGGGATCAGCCACTGCCCTCCTAGTGGGCTCTATGCCCACCTCTGCCGCCTCCTGGCCTTGTGCCTGGGCCATCAAGATCCCTATGCCACTGCCTTCCTTGTTTCTGAGTCTGTCTCCATCACTTGTCGTCACCAACTGCTCACTCACCTCCATCGACAACTCAGGTGAGAGCTCACCATCACTGGGGCTCATGCTGGACAAACTTCAGGGAAGGCCTAGACGTTGAAGAGTGGGGGAGACTCACCCCTATTTGTGTTGTCTGCAGCAAGGCCCAGAAGCACCAAGGATCACTCGAACTGGCAGAGCAGCTGCAGGGGCTGAGCCTCCAGGAGAGGCCTGGAGATGTCCCTTTTGCCCGCATCCagcacctcttttccttcaggACTTCGGGGTCTGGCCACTTCCCTCAGCCCGAGAAGGAGAGTTTCCAGGAGCTCCTGGCTCTCATCCCCAGTGGTATGGTGGCAGGCTCTGGCTGCTCCTCTGTCTTATGCATCTTCATGCTGAGGAGTTGGGTGGAAGGGCTTAAGGAACTGGTCAGTTTACCAAGATTTGTGCTCCTAtgtctgctttttttgttgttgggttttttgttttgttttattttacatagagtcttgctgtatagcccaggctgcccttgaactcaagatcctctttcCTCCgcttcccatgtgctgggattatagatatgcaccaccatgcctagttgtCATACCTTTCATCCATTAGCCATTTGTTTTGCTCAACAGATGAATCAggaagtctttttctttcttttttaacttgaACTTTGAAATTAAATTATCAGCAAATTCAGTGTCTTTCTTCAGATGTGAGTTCACATGTCTGGGGTCTTCcttcattaaaatgaaacatgTCCACTGTTGATTCAAGTGCCTCACAGTGTGCAGGGCCTTTGTTAGTTGCTGTGAGAGACACAAAAAAGTACCAGCCACCtgcccaggcatggtggtgcatacctttactcccagctacttgggaggcaaggtAGGATGATTGTGGTCTGAGACCAGTTCAAGGAAAGTTAACTCAAAACCATATCTAAAAAACAaagtaggactggaggtgtgactcagcaGTAATGCACCTGCTTtcctgctttgaaagcacaaagccctgagttcaaaccccagttccaccaaaaaaaaaaaaaaaaggatggtggttgggggacatgactcaaatggtagagcccttgagtgcagaccctgagttcaattccca from Castor canadensis chromosome 8, mCasCan1.hap1v2, whole genome shotgun sequence carries:
- the Espl1 gene encoding separin isoform X1, yielding MRNFKGVNFGTLLSSLKEAEELLSDLKEFLSRSPADFPSTRSDAERRQTCDAILRACNQQLTAKLDCPRHLGSLLELAGLACDGYLSSTSQRPPLYLERILFILLRNVAAQGSPEAMLRLAQPLHACLEQCSRQAAPQDYEAIAQGSFSLLWKGAEALLERRAAFSARLKALSFLVLLEDESTPCEVPHFASLTASRGVAAYQLFDASGHGLDEADADFLFDLLSRHVIRVLVGKGSSSLGPLSPQRALCLLELTLEHCRRLCWSRLHNKATIAVEKAHGYLRNTSLAPSLQLCQLGIELLQTGEERSQATAQLLMKASAVLNNSMEVLSTPLRALYDSCQFFLSGLERGIKRHYGPDAVLNLFAFLGGYCSLLRKLQDDGVSGDSTKQQQPLLQMYFQALHLYTGIVYDFAQGCQVAGLVDLAQLVESCRSTVVWMLEALEGLSGCELTDYLGMTASYTSNLAYSFYSQKLYAEACAISEPICQHLGLAKPGTYPEVPSEKLNRCFRLHVESLKKLGKQAQGCKMVTLWLEALRSCSLEHMTEPVTFWVRVKMDAARAGNKELQLKTLRDSLSGWDLETLAFLLREELHAYKAVRADTGQERFNIICDLLELSPEETPAGAWARATYLVELAQVLCYHDFVQQADCSALDAIQEALQLLESMRPKAQAQNRLLDDKAQALLWFYICTLEAKIREGIERDQRAQAPSNLEEFEVNDLNYEDKLQEDRFIYSNIAFNLAADAAQSKCLDQALVLWKEVLTKGPVSAVRSLQQTAVSLQILVALYQLLAKPLQALEALLLLRIVSEKLEDHAKSASSSCHLTQQLLNLSCPSYAQIYLEEAKSSLKRLDQTTDMYLLLSLTCDLLESQLYWTHQKVAEGVSLLLSVLRNPALQKSSKAWYLLRVQALQLLASYLSLSSNSLSDALREQLWAQGWQTPETALLDAHKLLRSIILLLMGSDVLSIQKATVETSFLDYSENLVQKWQVLKEVLSCSEKLVCRLGQLGSVSEAKAFCLEALKFTTKLQIPCQCAVFLVLKGELELARSDIDLCHSDLQQVLFLLESCTEFSGVAQHPDSVKKVHLQKGKQQARAPCPPKLSEEEPFLRGPDLELVATVAKEPGPIAPSTNSSPVLKTKPLPSPGFLTHSPTCACSLCASPVLSAVCLRWVLVTAGVRLAMGHQAQGLELLQIVLKGCPAATRRLTQALQASLKHKAPPSSVPSLLDEILAQAYTQLALEGLSQPSNKSLGKVLESALKFVAARIHHLELWQANLLLIQALAKLASLKCCTTQLFAVTWGWYPSLIKSPPGSEPSKTRNQKRSGRGNQPVASAPSALHITSQKGPEGGGPPCTPKPSGRVRPAGPRVPFTVFEDVCPTKSKPAVPQAPRVRQRIQTRLKVNFSDDSDLEDSVSFEPPLVEEPRRRGTASRGRGKARNGPSLKTDTVAALDNAPGHHSLSGRSRRAKKVVVRHCEEQGQPRLGPEIMRTIPEENFTDNQMEMSFETLRGSDGEESASGGKAPAPGPDPSIGECEMLRRDSSKVELPILSPGKGSNSPWLQTSLAPVAIGRSTLNSICESLSVAFRGISHCPPSGLYAHLCRLLALCLGHQDPYATAFLVSESVSITCRHQLLTHLHRQLSKAQKHQGSLELAEQLQGLSLQERPGDVPFARIQHLFSFRTSGSGHFPQPEKESFQELLALIPSGVTVCVLALVTLQPGTVGNTLLLTRMEKDNPPVTVQIPTAQNKFTLSLALREFDAIQKDQKENSSCTDKRAWWTGRLALDHRMEDLITSLEKHVLGCWRGLLLPSSEGPGPAQEASRLQELLQECGWEYADPTVLKVMLSAANTLTSQDIRALAYGLCPAQPERAQDLLNEAVLRVQGQTAPSNRHLVLVLDKDLQKLPWESMPSLRALSVTRLPSFHFLLSYSITKEVGASSVLSQGVDPRNTFYVLNPHNNLSSTEQQFRANFSSEAGWRGVVGEVPSPKQVQAALTEHDLYIYAGHGAGARFLDGQAVLRLSCRAVALLFGCSSAALAVHGNLEGAGIVLKYIMAGCPLFLGNLWDVTDRDIDRYTEALLQGWLGAGPGAPLLYYVSQARQAPRLKFLIGAAPVAYGLPVSLR